AGGCCCTAACCCAACTCGAGGGAGCAGCTATGGAAGTTGggtatcttctaaaatgtattcttgtggttcttgtttccTTTGGTCTTGCTTTACTAGTCAAAATATGCTGATGTATTTTTCATGTACCGAAAATGAATgatgaaaaaaaattaaaaacttataaagaaaaatgtacgcggacaggatgcggccgggatgcgtccgcgcgcTGGGTGCACGGTCACCACATCTCAGGATAGGCCCGGATACGACCCATCGCTCTaaccaaacggacagaatccggacGGCCTTAATAATGGCGCCGCGTCATCCCATCGTCCCGCACCCAGGTTTCCTGGCTTTCTTCTTTCCACGGGCGACCGTCATCGGAGAGAGACCGACCGAAAGGCCACACGTGGGGCCCAGCCGTCAGCCGCGTGGCCGGGGAAAAAGCGCGTGCCCCGGCCAGGGTGGGGCCCGCCTGTCAGCCGCGTCCCACCGCTGGAAAAGGCAGGTGGTAATTCTCGAGGCAAGCGTACACAACAAGGGACAGCGAACGCCTCCGATAAATACGAGGGGTCAGAGGGAGGAGCTTCCTCGCCATTCCCCAGCCACCACCGAACCCATCCATCCTCCGTCCGCCGTCGCGATCCACCCGGCCCGACCGGCCCGAACCCGAAAGCCCATCCACCCACCCGGACCGGGCGACGACcggggcggaggcggcggcggcggatcgagGGACGGACGGACGGATGGGCGGCGGCGGGCAGTAGGACGGCGGCGGGACGCGGcgggaggaggacggcggcgcggcgcggcggggcggcggcacCACCATGTCTGCGGTAGTCTGCGGCAagaggtcctcctccatcttcgcGGACGACCTGCTGCTCCAACAGGCCTCCTCTTCCCCTCCCTCCTCCCACCACAGCAGCCCCGCGGCCAAGAGGTCCCGCTACgcgcaccaccaccaccgccgggACGGCCGGGACGCGCTCCTCAACCACCTCCGGGCCGCCTTCCCCGCCATGGACCCCCAGGTATTCCTTTTCCCCTCGATTTGACCTAGTTTCCGAGTCTCCGGCGCCGAAAGACGGGCCATTTCACCGGATTGATTGCGAGGCGAGGCGGGTAGGCATTCGCTGGTAGATTCGTAGGCTAGATTGCCCGGCCATTTTGGGCGGATTCCTCCGTTACTTTTAATTATGATGAATGACAAGGGACGGGGCTTTGTCCGCTGTTGCTAGATTTGAGATTTGCTATTACGGGCGGCTCGACGCCGAAAGCTAGATCCCCAAAGGTTTACGGGTGCTCATCTCCTTGCCTCATGTGGAAAGGGGATGCGTACAAGCAACCCCAATCTGAATGAATTCAGCCAGGGTCACGCAGGGGGTAAGGCATCCCGTCCCGATGCGGTCAGAAAACACAACTTGGTTCTGATGAATTCGGTCAGCGTCAACCCAGTCTGAGGGGGAGGCCGCCCTGCAATTCTGGACCAAGAGGGAAAGCATTGGTCTTTTTCAGACAAAAAAAAATTGTAATTGAGAACGCAGGACTGATATTCTAATGAGTTTAGTACTATGGCATTCCTGGGAGCTTAGAAGGGGCAGATACAGGGAAACTGGCTGCTTCTACTTCAGTTTGATACATATGTaatacgtactccctccgtccgaaaaagcttgtcccaaacttgccccaagttagtgctagatacatccatttgaggcacaagttttttcggacggagggagtacatgcttaGGAATCCAATGATAGATAGACGTGTAGTGACTTGCATAGTGTCTGCTTGCGGGTGCAAAGGAGGACTTGCAGGGGTTTCCTGCCCCCAGGGACCCTGACATGGATACCCTCCTCTTAGAATCCTGATGGGCTCAATCTCTTCTGTACTTTATGAGCTCGATAGTTTATGGTCTTGATCGCTGTACCACTGACTAAATGCGCAGATGTTTGCTATTGTTTATGTTCATATAGCTGACTATGGTTGCTCATAATGATTTCAGCTGCTTGAGAGAGCCCTTGAAGCGTCTGGAGATGATTTGGATGATGCAATAAAGAGTCTGAAGGAGCTGCACCTGATGGAGTCAAATCAGGCTAACCTGTCGGCCACTGGTTCCGCATTTGAAAACGGGCCGACTGCAGTTCAGCCGTCTGTTGAAGGTTCATTTTCCACTAAAAGCTATTTCATTTCTACGGCACATAGTAGTAATGCATATTATCGTGCTTCCTCATGCATTTGCCCCAGTTGAAACCAAACAGTGCAGTAATGTTATGTTCGTATTTTATATATCTAGAAACCCTGCAGGTTGCACTTGCTTATGTTTTATTGTTATCTACAAGGTCATGTGGTGTCAATTCAAAACAGATAACATGTGTGGATCCATTTGTGTCATATAAACTTATGGAGTATGCATGTCACTATGTGATTCTCTACCCGTAGATTCAGATCGCCACACCCTCGGCCACTCTTATATGCTTTGCATTGATTTAGAATAACAATTCACATCTGTCTATCCAGTAGCACCAAGCACTATTTCTTGCATTATTACATACCACATGACTGACTGACTTATTTTCTACCACATCTTGCTAATTTCATAAACTTCGAATCATATTGACAAGAGCAACGAATTTTCCTTTGTTGGCACTTGGCAGGCATTGTTACCAGCGGCGGTGTGGACACAGCTACTGAACACCAACCTCCTGCAGATGGCCAACAGCCAGGTAATAGTGGCCCTGAATGGGTTGATCTTTTTGTGAGGGAGATGTCAAATGCTTCTGACATGGATGACGCGCGGGCCCGTGCGTCAAGAGCTCTTGAAGCCTTGACGAAGTCCATCCTGGAGGGTGCAGGAGCTGAAGCAGCGCAGAGCTTGCATCAGGTACCCACCAAATATGTCTGAGGAATAAATAGCCTTCAGATTATAAGGAGGGAATTGCAATGCCTGACAAGATCCTGTTTTTTTCTTTCTTGGCAAAACAGGAAAACATGATGCTCAAGGAGCAGATGACGGCCGTCCTGTCGCAGAACGCGGTCCTGAAGCGCGCGGTGGCGATCCAGCACGAGCGGCAGAAGGAGTTCGACGAGCGGAGCCACGAGGTGCAGGGCCTGAAGCAGCTCGTCCTGCAGTACCAGGAGCAGCTGAGGACTCTCGAGGTGACGGTCGACCCCTCCCTCCTCGCCCCTAGGCCCTTCCTTTCGGCAAATTCACACATCCTTTTCTGTTTGATGATATATGAACTGAAGAATCTACTTTTGTGTCGCAGATCAACAACTACGCGCTGCAGATGCATCTGAAGCAGGCCCAGCAGAGCAGCTCCATGCCCGGGCGCTACAACCCGGACGTCTTCTAATTTGGCCTCAGGGCGATGATGATGAGCCCTGGCCCTTGGGGATTGAGAGTTGAGACTAGTGGTGCCCTGCCgtatgatgatgatgaagatgactagAAAATGTTGTTGTCTGGGATAGTTGGGTGGATGTTGGTTTGCTGACCACCCCGTTGGCCGTGGGATGGGGCGCAAGGCTCCCATGATAGATCATGTGTTGGTTCAAACGTGTCGCGTTTAAACGATTTTTCGTATTTGATATATACACAAAACAATCCCGATTCTTTGCATGATTGTCATTCAGTCTGAAACTTGCCTATTTTCCTTTAGAGCAACTCTCTTGGTAGATCCTAAGAAACCCTTAGAACTCTCATGTTGGGAGTtggagcatctctagcagatcccTCAAAACTGATGAACTTCACCCGCTTGACTCCGAAACCAATGCCCCTCTGATATCATTTCCAAAGCCGCTTTTCTTTCTTTTGGCTTGTGAAGTTTCACTGTGTCCAATAGCCGCCCTGCCCGCCGCGCCGAACCATTCCCACCTCTTCTTTAAGCTCCTCCTTGCCGTCGCGCGGCCATTGCCCTATTTTGCCTCTCGCTCAGGTGTCCTCTAAGCCATCGGCTTCGCCCGTAGCCTTCTTTGTTCTGCCTGAGTACAAGCTGTGTTTTGCACAATTATACATCATCGGAAGCGCCGATGTGTGGTTGAGGTGCATAGGTCTTTTAAGAAGCAACTCACTAGTCATGGGAAGAGCCGATGTTGCAACAACAACATTCAGTAACAACAACATTTAGTGCAGGTAAAGTTCTGTTTTAACAAAAATTCAGAGTGTTGCACCTTCCTGGTCATGACATTGTGTTAGGATGTGACTGGATGACTAAACACAACCCGGTGTATGTCTTTGGTTTATGATCCAAGACTGTTAACTGTTCTTTAGAATTGCACTACTCTTGTAACTATCCCTACTTCTGATACACTCTCTCCAGCAACTGAAATAGAGGCCCTGTTCGGAACTTCCCCGCTCCGCGGAGTTGGGGAGCTGCGTTTTGGCAGCTCCATCAAATTAAGCTAAAGTATGGTCCGCTCCGGGAGCGGAGTTAAAGGAGCCGAGAGGAACCAAACAGTCCCAGAATCTTAAACAAGTTATTGGTTAGTGGAGCTCCAGCTTATGCACTGCAACTAGTACAGGATACAACTGTCTGTGCTCCTTTGACACATACCACACTAGGTTGAAATAGAAAAACTTTAGCAACAATTCCCTAAAGTTTCCAAAGAACCTGAAGGACCACCTCCAGTTAGAGACTGTGACCATGAGATCCCTCTGAAATCTGGCACTGTCCCTCCCCCCCAACACCAGACCATATAGAGTACCTCATATGAAGAGAAATGAAGTGAAAGAAAAACAAGTGTATCAACTACTGAAATCCAGAATTATAACAGCTAGTCAGAGTCCATATGGCT
This sequence is a window from Aegilops tauschii subsp. strangulata cultivar AL8/78 chromosome 7, Aet v6.0, whole genome shotgun sequence. Protein-coding genes within it:
- the LOC109768361 gene encoding uncharacterized protein, translated to MSAVVCGKRSSSIFADDLLLQQASSSPPSSHHSSPAAKRSRYAHHHHRRDGRDALLNHLRAAFPAMDPQLLERALEASGDDLDDAIKSLKELHLMESNQANLSATGSAFENGPTAVQPSVEGIVTSGGVDTATEHQPPADGQQPGNSGPEWVDLFVREMSNASDMDDARARASRALEALTKSILEGAGAEAAQSLHQENMMLKEQMTAVLSQNAVLKRAVAIQHERQKEFDERSHEVQGLKQLVLQYQEQLRTLEINNYALQMHLKQAQQSSSMPGRYNPDVF